The following proteins are co-located in the Desulfatitalea tepidiphila genome:
- the ilvA gene encoding threonine ammonia-lyase, with the protein MISLETITQAAQLIRHFTVKTPLVYSATLSRRFDAQIYLKLENLQKTGSFKVRGAGYKLILGRREGFISSKGVVAASAGNHAQGVALAAREAGLPAAIVMPKWASISKQEATRNYGGRVIVHGATMEESLRHAEGMVASGMTLIHPFDDPDIIAGQGTVALEIMADLPEVDTILVPVGGGGLIAGIASAAKSIRPGVRIIGVESAACPCAQVSMRTGKRVLLQAKSSIADGISVNQLGEAPFAIIQDRVDDVMTVEEGYIAAAIQMLLERKKILAEGAGAVPLAALLNKTVRPHQGEKMVLVISGGNVDTPLLGRIIQQGLLKNARIMRVRLTLSDKPGTLAQLLQKIAELEANILHIHHDRSVAHRSIDETSVELELETRNAEHIRAITAALDQAGYRIEPVAGQLST; encoded by the coding sequence ATGATTTCGCTGGAGACCATCACCCAAGCCGCCCAACTGATTCGACACTTCACGGTCAAAACACCGCTTGTCTATTCCGCGACGCTCAGCCGCCGCTTCGATGCCCAGATCTACCTGAAGCTCGAAAACCTGCAAAAAACCGGATCCTTCAAGGTGCGGGGGGCTGGATATAAACTTATCCTGGGGCGACGAGAAGGTTTCATTTCCTCCAAGGGGGTAGTGGCCGCGTCCGCCGGTAACCACGCCCAGGGCGTTGCGCTGGCCGCGCGGGAGGCCGGACTGCCGGCCGCCATTGTGATGCCCAAATGGGCGTCGATCAGCAAGCAGGAGGCAACGCGCAACTACGGCGGTCGGGTTATCGTGCACGGCGCCACCATGGAAGAGAGCCTCAGGCATGCCGAGGGAATGGTTGCGAGCGGGATGACCTTGATCCATCCCTTCGATGACCCGGATATTATCGCCGGCCAAGGTACTGTTGCGCTCGAGATCATGGCCGATCTGCCTGAAGTCGATACCATTCTCGTGCCGGTGGGGGGTGGGGGGCTGATCGCAGGTATCGCCAGCGCCGCGAAATCGATACGACCCGGCGTGAGGATCATCGGCGTGGAATCGGCCGCATGCCCTTGTGCCCAGGTCTCGATGCGCACCGGCAAGCGGGTGCTTTTGCAGGCCAAGTCCTCCATTGCAGACGGGATCAGCGTGAACCAGCTCGGCGAGGCGCCTTTCGCGATCATTCAAGATCGGGTGGACGACGTAATGACGGTCGAGGAGGGCTATATCGCCGCGGCCATCCAGATGCTACTCGAACGAAAAAAAATATTGGCTGAAGGTGCCGGTGCGGTTCCCCTGGCCGCCTTGCTGAACAAAACGGTACGGCCGCACCAGGGCGAAAAGATGGTGCTCGTCATATCGGGCGGAAACGTGGATACCCCGTTGCTCGGTCGCATCATCCAGCAGGGGTTATTGAAGAACGCCAGGATCATGCGGGTTCGCCTGACATTGAGCGACAAACCGGGCACATTGGCCCAATTGCTTCAGAAGATCGCCGAACTCGAAGCCAACATTCTGCACATCCACCATGATCGCAGTGTCGCGCATCGTTCCATAGACGAAACCAGCGTCGAATTGGAACTCGAAACGCGCAACGCCGAACATATTCGTGCGATTACCGCCGCACTCGACCAGGCCGGATACCGGATAGAGCCGGTTGCCGGTCAACTCTCCACATAG
- a CDS encoding cation:proton antiporter, whose product MDNVPFLLLAGLILCVFFAVSFASQKLRLPSVLVYIILGVGVSSRFVDSSAIHTVAEIGIVILFFILGMEFPLGRMVAISKKIWPSGLMDVVLNLGGATALAWLFGLAFPAALVIGSVAYATSSSISAKMLQEQKRLANPEAEFILAILIFEDLVAPILVSFIAAMGQGETLSPHFGALLLFKIVLLAAGAIFLGHFGFKRLNDFVIRHLQKDFMTLMTAGVALSYAGLAIALGLSEILGAFLAGMMLSETGRSTELEHLVLPIRDITLPFFFFWFGTTISLGEGIPLMPLLVALIVWAAIGKIITGYAGGRLYGLSPKVSIRASFSLIHRGEFSAIIASLAAPQLKLLSGIYILVTAFMGVYLFQKAPTLANWYHERWCRKCEAES is encoded by the coding sequence GTGGACAATGTCCCCTTTCTATTATTGGCCGGATTGATCCTGTGCGTCTTTTTCGCGGTCAGCTTCGCGTCGCAAAAACTACGCCTGCCTTCGGTGCTGGTCTATATCATCCTGGGCGTCGGGGTTTCGTCGCGTTTCGTAGATAGCAGCGCCATTCATACTGTGGCCGAAATTGGCATCGTCATTCTCTTCTTTATTCTGGGAATGGAATTCCCGTTGGGCCGGATGGTCGCGATCTCCAAAAAAATTTGGCCTTCGGGCTTGATGGATGTCGTGCTGAACCTCGGCGGCGCCACCGCCCTGGCATGGCTATTTGGATTGGCGTTCCCGGCCGCATTGGTCATCGGCTCGGTCGCTTATGCCACCAGCTCTTCCATCTCGGCCAAAATGCTTCAGGAACAAAAGCGACTGGCCAACCCGGAAGCGGAATTCATCCTGGCCATACTGATTTTCGAGGATCTGGTCGCGCCCATCCTCGTTTCCTTCATCGCCGCCATGGGACAGGGAGAGACGCTTTCCCCGCATTTCGGTGCCCTTCTTCTCTTCAAAATCGTCCTCCTGGCAGCCGGCGCCATCTTCCTGGGACATTTCGGTTTCAAGCGGCTCAACGATTTCGTGATCCGGCACCTGCAAAAGGATTTCATGACCCTCATGACGGCAGGCGTCGCCCTGTCTTACGCCGGGCTTGCCATCGCGTTGGGCCTTTCCGAGATACTGGGGGCGTTTCTGGCCGGGATGATGCTCTCCGAAACCGGCCGTTCGACAGAACTCGAGCACCTCGTGCTTCCTATTCGGGATATCACCCTGCCCTTTTTCTTTTTTTGGTTTGGCACCACTATCAGCCTGGGCGAAGGTATCCCCCTGATGCCGCTTCTGGTGGCGCTGATCGTCTGGGCGGCCATCGGCAAAATAATCACAGGGTACGCCGGCGGCCGCCTGTATGGCCTCAGCCCGAAGGTGTCCATCCGGGCCTCCTTTTCACTGATTCATCGGGGGGAGTTTTCCGCCATTATCGCCAGCCTGGCCGCGCCTCAACTCAAGTTGTTGAGCGGCATCTACATCCTGGTCACGGCCTTCATGGGGGTTTACTTGTTTCAGAAGGCACCGACGTTGGCCAACTGGTACCACGAGCGCTGGTGTCGGAAATGCGAAGCCGAATCTTGA
- a CDS encoding aconitate hydratase, translating to MAMNVTQKLIVSHLVNGRMRPGEEIGLRIDQTLTQDATGTMVMLEFEAMQVGRVKTELSAQYVDHNLLQTDYRNADDHLFLRSACQKFGIWYSRPGNGVSHPVHMQRFGIPGKTLIGSDSHTPAAGALGMLAFGAGGLEVATVMAGEPMYVRMPEVLGIRLTGRLPDWVSAKDVILEMLRRYGVDGGRGKIIEYFGPGLDDLSAMDRHVIANMGTELGATTTVFPSDDAVRRFLDTQQRGEVWREVKADADAGYDQTDHIDLGTLEPLIALPSSPGNVVPVREVIGRPIYQAYIGSSANPGLRDFAVPALMVAGRRIPDHISFDVNPTSRQLIENMIELGLMAHLINCGARFHQAGCNGCIGMGQAPATGKISLRTVPRNFPGRSGTIEDQVYLCSPETATASALNGVITDPRTLSMPYPRFKEPERLSVNTTLLLGPLENSEGVELEKGPNIKPLPEFDALPDRIEGPVLLKMGDNISTDEIMPAGASVLPFRSNIPEISRFAFSRIDLDYYDRTIRYQKTGSFVIGGDNYGQGSSREHAALAPRYLGLRAVIAKSFARIHAQNLINFGIVPLTFENGDDWRRVEQGDQLRMTGLVARLKAGEPFDIENLTRNWAFRVGFALSQRQLEVLLAGGLINHIRHIRQTAGNTAP from the coding sequence ATGGCTATGAATGTCACCCAAAAATTGATCGTATCGCATCTGGTAAACGGCCGAATGCGTCCCGGAGAAGAGATCGGTCTGCGCATCGACCAGACCCTCACCCAGGATGCCACGGGAACCATGGTCATGCTTGAATTCGAGGCCATGCAGGTGGGGCGCGTCAAAACCGAGTTGTCGGCCCAATATGTGGATCACAACCTGCTGCAGACCGATTACCGCAACGCGGACGACCATCTGTTTCTTCGCAGTGCATGCCAGAAATTCGGGATATGGTACAGCCGCCCGGGCAATGGGGTGAGCCATCCGGTCCATATGCAGCGCTTCGGTATTCCCGGCAAGACCCTCATCGGATCAGACAGTCATACGCCGGCGGCAGGCGCCCTGGGCATGCTGGCATTCGGCGCCGGGGGGCTTGAAGTGGCGACGGTCATGGCCGGCGAACCCATGTATGTACGTATGCCCGAGGTGCTGGGAATCAGATTGACAGGCCGGCTGCCTGATTGGGTCAGTGCCAAGGATGTCATTCTGGAGATGCTGCGCCGGTATGGCGTGGACGGAGGACGAGGCAAGATCATCGAATACTTTGGACCGGGATTGGACGATCTGTCGGCGATGGATCGTCATGTCATTGCCAACATGGGAACCGAGTTGGGCGCCACCACCACGGTGTTTCCTTCGGACGACGCCGTGCGCAGGTTTCTCGACACCCAGCAACGCGGTGAGGTGTGGCGCGAAGTCAAGGCCGATGCCGACGCCGGCTATGACCAGACCGATCACATCGATTTGGGAACATTGGAGCCGCTGATCGCGTTGCCCAGCAGTCCGGGCAATGTCGTCCCTGTTCGTGAGGTCATCGGCCGACCGATCTATCAAGCGTACATCGGTTCCTCGGCCAATCCGGGATTGCGCGATTTTGCCGTGCCGGCCCTCATGGTGGCCGGCCGCCGGATTCCGGATCACATCTCCTTTGACGTGAATCCGACCTCTCGCCAACTCATCGAAAATATGATCGAACTGGGCTTGATGGCCCACCTGATCAATTGCGGCGCGCGCTTTCACCAGGCCGGCTGCAATGGTTGCATCGGCATGGGCCAGGCGCCGGCCACCGGAAAGATCAGCCTTCGTACCGTGCCGCGCAATTTTCCCGGCCGGTCCGGCACCATAGAAGACCAGGTCTACCTGTGCAGTCCGGAAACGGCTACGGCTTCGGCGCTCAACGGCGTCATCACAGACCCCCGAACGCTGAGCATGCCCTACCCCCGGTTCAAGGAACCCGAGCGGCTTTCGGTAAACACCACCTTGTTGCTCGGCCCATTGGAGAACAGCGAGGGTGTGGAATTGGAAAAAGGTCCCAACATCAAACCATTGCCTGAGTTCGATGCGCTGCCCGATCGGATCGAAGGCCCTGTCCTGCTCAAAATGGGGGACAATATCTCCACGGACGAAATCATGCCGGCCGGTGCATCGGTGCTGCCATTTCGCAGCAATATCCCCGAAATCAGCCGTTTTGCCTTCAGCCGGATCGACCTCGATTACTATGATCGGACGATACGGTATCAGAAAACCGGTTCGTTTGTGATCGGTGGTGACAACTACGGCCAGGGATCGAGCCGCGAACATGCCGCCCTTGCGCCCCGCTATCTGGGTTTGCGTGCCGTTATCGCCAAAAGTTTTGCCCGCATTCATGCCCAGAATCTCATCAATTTCGGCATCGTGCCCCTGACTTTCGAAAATGGGGACGATTGGCGGAGGGTCGAACAGGGCGATCAACTGCGTATGACAGGACTGGTGGCCCGCTTGAAGGCGGGAGAGCCATTTGACATCGAAAACCTGACGCGAAACTGGGCCTTCAGGGTCGGTTTCGCGTTGAGCCAACGACAACTTGAAGTACTTTTAGCCGGCGGCCTGATCAACCATATCCGCCATATCCGACAAACCGCGGGCAACACCGCTCCGTAA
- a CDS encoding cation:proton antiporter regulatory subunit produces MEIKVSDLPGIGKKYAFDTSHSGHFVLIIHQQGMREFFHFKHPDDDEAEYNFQLNDEEARQIGAIMLGVDYQPIADDRMELFLRNVRLEWIKVKPQCTIANKRIDEARIRSLTGCTIIGIQREGQIMGSPDVSEVIRPGDTLMAIGKREQVKSLQDLCQG; encoded by the coding sequence ATGGAAATCAAAGTCAGCGATCTGCCAGGGATCGGTAAAAAGTATGCCTTTGACACATCTCACAGCGGCCATTTTGTTCTGATCATCCATCAACAGGGGATGCGTGAATTTTTCCACTTCAAGCATCCGGACGACGATGAGGCCGAATACAACTTTCAACTCAATGACGAGGAGGCACGTCAGATCGGAGCAATCATGCTCGGCGTGGATTACCAGCCGATCGCCGACGACCGCATGGAACTTTTCCTTCGCAATGTGCGCCTGGAGTGGATCAAAGTGAAGCCGCAGTGCACCATCGCCAACAAACGCATCGACGAAGCGCGCATTCGCTCCCTGACCGGATGCACCATTATTGGTATCCAGCGCGAAGGGCAAATCATGGGCAGCCCGGACGTGAGCGAGGTGATCCGCCCGGGGGACACCCTCATGGCCATTGGCAAACGCGAACAGGTCAAATCACTGCAAGATCTCTGTCAGGGGTAA